One Cicer arietinum cultivar CDC Frontier isolate Library 1 chromosome 8, Cicar.CDCFrontier_v2.0, whole genome shotgun sequence DNA segment encodes these proteins:
- the LOC140919017 gene encoding uncharacterized protein has protein sequence MDRKWISANRLSKEYEIGVKEFVEFAVKNAKDPNRVVCPCLKCCFGKRVREDELEGHLVCNGIDQSYTCWIRHGEKKKGNINFENSSTYASTDFDTDTYEPDRVDEIAKAVEEDLRDCPKMFESLLSDAEKELYNGCTKFTRLSAILKLYNLKASNGWSDKSFTELLTLIKDMLPDDNELPSRTYEAKRILCSIGMSYERIHACPNDCILFRNEYELLKACPKCNVSRYKKKESTPAKVVWYFPIIPRFRRMYRSEEDSKHLTWHADERIRDGMFRHPADSPQWAKIDHEYPEFGIESRNLRLALSTDGMNPHGLQSISHSTWPVILVIYNLPPWLCMKHQIKHTAITKWCQANILDGEQKIENE, from the exons atggataggaaatggatttcagccaatcgattgtcaaaagagtatgaaattggagtgaaggagtttgttgagtttgcagtgaagaatgcaaaagatccaaatagagtagtttgtccttgtttaaaatgttgttttggaaaacgtgttagagaagatgaattagaaggacatctagtatgtaatggaattgatcaaagctacacatgttggataagacatggtgagaaaaaaaaaggaaacattaattttgagaatagttctacatatgcttcaactgatttcgatacagatacatatgagccggaccgagttgatgagattgcaaaagcagttgaagaagatcttcgagattgtcctaaaatgtttgaaagtttgttgagtgatgcagagaaagaattatataatggttgtactaaattcacaagactgtcagcgatattaaagttgtacaacttaaaagcgagtaatggatggtctgataaaagctttacggaattattaacactcataaaagatatgttgccagatgataatgaacttcccagtcggacctatgaggctaaacggattttgtgttctattggaatgagttacgaaaggattcatgcgtgtcctaacgattgcattttatttcgaaacgaatatgaactacttaaggcgtgtccgaaatgcaatgtctctcgatataagaagaaagaatctactccagcaaaagtcgtgtggtattttcctataataccaagatttaggcgcatgtatcgcagtgaagaagattcaaaacacttgacatggcatgcagatgaaagaattagagatggaatgtttcgacaccctgcagattccccacaatgggcaaaaattgatcacgagtatcctgaattcgggatagagtcaagaaatctaagacttgcactttctactgatggaatgaatccacatggtcttcaaagcatctcacatagcacgtggcctgtgattttggtaatatataacctacctccatggttatgtatgaagc ATCAAATTAAACATACTGCAATCACAAAGTGGTGTCAGGCTAACATTCTAGATGGAGAGCAGAAGATTGAGAATGAATAG
- the LOC101513755 gene encoding cytochrome P450 71D8-like, producing MELQLSSFVIPFFVFLMLRFFAKYYMLKKFGHKLPPGPMKLPFIGNLHQIASLGSLPHRAFQQLAHKYGPIMHLKLGQISTIVITSPKLAKEILKTHDIVFANRPHLESAHIMSYGSKDIAFSPYGDYYRQMRKICMLELLSAKRVQSFSYIREDETNIFIELIKSSAGSEVNLTNRIFSLVSSIVSRSAFGDKTEDQDEFVRVIRKTIESVGGLEPADLFPSMKYIIHVLTGNKSKLEKMQKQSDKILEIIVGKHQEKQRRAKEGSDEEQEDLVDVLLRVQQSGTLDIPITTSNIKAIIFDTFAAGTDTTTSTIVWAMAELMKNPRVMEKLQSELRDACKGKEIITEVDVQDLPYLKLVIKETLRLHSPTPLLLPRESTQLTNIGGYDIPKKTKVMVNVWAMARDPYYWNDAEMFIPERFDANSIDYKGNHFEYLPFGAGRRICPGMSFGIAGIMLPLALLLYHFDWKLPNQMKPQDLDMTEHYGLAIGRKTDLCLIPRVYNYSA from the exons aTGGAACTTCAACTTTCTTCCTTTGTtattcctttctttgttttcttaatGCTACGAttttttgcaaaatattacATGCTAAAAAAGTTTGGTCACAAATTACCCCCTGGTCCAATGAAGTTACCATTCATTGGTAACTTGCATCAAATAGCATCATTAGGATCACTTCCACATCGTGCTTTCCAACAACTTGCTCATAAATATGGACCTATTATGCACCTTAAACTTGGTCAAATTTCTACTATTGTCATAACCTCTCCAAAATTagcaaaagaaatattaaaaacacatgATATTGTTTTTGCTAATAGACCACACCTTGAATCAGCTCATATTATGAGTTATGGTTCTAAAGATATTGCATTTTCTCCATATGGTGATTATTATAGACAAATGAGGAAAATTTGTATGTTAGAGCTTTTAAGTGCTAAAAGGGTTCAATCATTTTCTTATATTAGAGAAGATGAGACAAATATAttcattgaattaattaaatcatcAGCAGGGTCAGAAGTAAATTTAACTAATAGAATATTCTCACTTGTGAGTTCTATTGTTTCAAGGTCAGCATTTGGTGACAAAACAGAGGACCAAGATGAATTTGTTAGAGTGATTAGAAAAACAATAGAATCTGTTGGAGGACTTGAACCTGCTGATTTGTTTCCTTCAATGAAATATATAATACATGTGTTAACAGGTAATAAATCCAAATTAGAGAAAATGCAAAAACAGTCTGATAAAATATTGGAAATAATTGTTGGTAAGCATCAAGAGAAACAAAGAAGAGCAAAAGAAGGGAGTGATGAAGAGCAAGAAGATCTTGTTGATGTGCTTTTGAGAGTCCAACAAAGTGGAACTCTTGATATCCCAATAACAACTAGCAACATCAAAGCTATCATCTTT GATACATTTGCTGCTGGAACTGACACAACAACATCAACAATAGTATGGGCTATGGCAGAATTGATGAAAAATCCACGTGTGATGGAGAAGTTACAAAGTGAATTAAGAGATGCATGCAAAGGAAAAGAAATAATAACAGAAGTTGATGTACAAGATCTTCCTTATTTGAAGTTAGTTATAAAAGAGACATTAAGACTACACTCACCTACTCCTTTATTGCTCCCTAGAGAATCCACTCAATTAACCAACATTGGTGGATATGATATTCCAAAAAAGACTAAAGTTATGGTTAATGTGTGGGCCATGGCAAGAGATCCTTACTATTGGAATGATGCTGAAATGTTTATTCCAGAGAGATTTGATGCTAATTCTATTGATTACAAAGGAAATCATTTTGAGTATCTTCCTTTTGGAGCTGGAAGAAGAATATGTCCTGGCATGTCATTTGGTATTGCTGGTATTATGCTTCCTTTGGCTTTATTACTTTATCACTTCGATTGGAAACTTCCAAACCAAATGAAACCTCAAGATTTGGATATGACTGAACATTATGGATTGGCAATTGGAAGGAAAACTGACTTGTGTTTGATTCCAAGGGTTTATAATTATAGTGCTTGA